One Ranitomeya variabilis isolate aRanVar5 chromosome 5, aRanVar5.hap1, whole genome shotgun sequence DNA window includes the following coding sequences:
- the YEATS4 gene encoding YEATS domain-containing protein 4, with translation MFKRMAEFGPDSGGRVKGVTIVKPVVYGNVARYFGKKREEDGHTHQWTVYVKPYRNEDMSAYVKKIQFKLHESYGNPLRVVTKPPYEITETGWGEFEIIIKIFFIDPNERPVTLYHLLKLFQSDTNAMLGKKTVVSEFYDEMIFQDPTAMMQQLLTTSRQLTLGAYKHETEFVELESKTREKLDAAKKKTSFEISELKERLKASRETINGLKSEIKKLEEDDQSKDM, from the exons GGAGTTACAATTGTAAAACCTGTCGTCTATGGAAATGTTGCCCGTTACTTTGGGAAGAAGAGAGAAGAAGATGGGCATACTCACCAGTGGACGGTTTATGTCAAACCCTATCGTAATGAG GACATGTCTGCCTATGTGAAGAAAATTCAATTTAAATTGCATGAAAGTTATGGAAATCCTTTAAGAG TTGTTACTAAGCCGCCATACGAAATTACAGAGACTGGATGGGGTGAATTTGAGATcatcataaaaatattttttattgatcCAAATGAACGACCT GTCACTTTGTATCATTTGCTAAAGTTATTTCAGTCAGACACAAATGCCATGCTGGGGAAAAAGACAGTTGTCTCAGAGTtttatgatgaaatg ATTTTCCAAGATCCTACAGCTATGATGCAGCAGCTTTTAACTACATCCCGCCAGTTAACTCTTGGAGCATATAAACATGAAACAGAAT TCGTAGAACTAGAATCTAAAACCAGAGAAAAATTAGATGCTGCCAAGAAGAAGACAAGTTTTGAAATATCGGAGTTGAAGGAGAGATTAAAAGCCAGCCGAGAAACTATTAACGGTTTGAAAAGTGAGATCAAGAAACTGGAAGAAGATGATCAGTCTAAGGATATGTAG